Proteins encoded together in one Quercus lobata isolate SW786 chromosome 3, ValleyOak3.0 Primary Assembly, whole genome shotgun sequence window:
- the LOC115980868 gene encoding uncharacterized protein LOC115980868, with protein MNPEKESENEKSSSENATPLWKYVTRLEKASVGGGNVSFRCNYCEKNFKGSYSRVKAHLLKLPKFGIQACAKVGDEYQNEMQKLEDAFEESSRRLKKPKLVSLPTDSPTSPNLDSRESSTATSHPFFQKKKGVGIGNSPLERAFNNQCREQLDCLIARTFYSAGLPFHFAKNPYWIEMIKFAANNNLAGYVPPGYNKLRTTLLQKEKAHIEKLLRAIKDTWKEKGLSIVSDGWTDVQKRPLINFMATSQKGPIFIKSIDGTKEYKDKHFIADLFLKVVGEVGPQHVVQIITDNASVMKAAGSIVEAEYPHIFWSPCVVHTLNLALKNICAPKYSLQNENAYNECNWIAQVSDEATFIRIFITNHSMRLAIFNSYSPLKLLAVAETRFASIIIMLKRLFQVKQNLRNMVVSEEWMSYREDDVGKAQTVRDYILNDLWWDKVEYILRFTEPIYEMLRVADTDAPILHKVYEMWDSMIENVKKEIYQHEGKEDYEESPFYDVVHNILIERWTKNCTPLHCLAHSLNPKYYTIKWIEEVRGRVAPHKDAEISVERNKCLKRIFPDPDDRQKVNVEFGLFNSLQVYDEDNMEDRWNYNPMLWWSTYGSTLPILQTLALKLLEQPCSSSCAERNWSTYGFIHSMRRNRITPKRAEDLVFVHSNLRLLSRRRPEYNSGESKKWDIGGDNWDEPFGGPGLLEVAYLTLDEPEMETSIVENNDYVDDDDVVVL; from the exons ATGAATCCTGAAAAAGAAAGTGAGAATGAGAAATCATCTTCTGAGAATGCTACTCCTCTATGGAAATATGTTACTAGATTAGAAAAAGCAAGTGTTGGTGGTGGGAATGTTTCTTTTAGATGtaactattgtgaaaaaaattttaaggggtCTTATTCAAGGGTGAAGGCACACTTGTTAAAATTGCCTAAGTTTGGAATACAAGCATGTGCCAAGGTTGGAGATGAGTATCAAAATGAAATGCAGAAATTAGAAGATGCATTTGAGGAATCTTCGCGTAGATTGAAGAAGCCTAAGTTAGTGTCTTTACCAACTGATTCTCCTACTAGTCCTAATTTGGATAGTAGGGAGAGTAGTACAGCTACAAGTCAtccatttttccaaaaaaaaaaaggggttgggATTGGGAATTCTCCTTTGGAGAGGGCTTTTAACAATCAATGTCGAGAGCAATTAGATTGTCTTATTGCTAGGACATTTTACTCTGCTGGCTTACCCTTTCACTTTGCTAAGAACCCGTATTGGATTgagatgatcaagtttgcaGCTAATAATAATTTAGCGGGCTATGTTCCTCCGGGTTACAATAAATTAAGAACAACTTTGTTGCAAAAAGAGAAGGCACATATTGAGAAGTTGTTGAGGGCAATTAAAGACACTTGGAAAGAAAAGGGTTTAAGCATTGTAAGTGATGGGTGGACAGATGTACAAAAAAGGCCACTTATCAATTTTATGGCTACATCACAGAAAGGGCCAATTTTTATCAAATCCATTGATGGTACCAAAGAGTACAAAGACAAGCACTTCATTGCTGACTTGTTTTTAAAGGTTGTTGGTGAGGTTGGGCCTCAACATGTTGTCCAAATTATTACTGATAATGCGTCTGTTATGAAGGCTGCAGGATCTATTGTTGAAGCTGAATATCCTCATATATTTTGGTCACCTTGTGTTGTGCATACTCTCAATTTGgctttgaagaatatttgtGCACCTAAGTACTCTTTGCAGAATGAGAATGCATATAATGAATGTAACTGGATTGCACAAGTTTCAGATGAGGCAACTTTCATTCGTATTTTCATCACAAATCATTCTATGAGATTAGcaatttttaattcatattcTCCTTTGAAGTTACTTGCTGTTGCTGAAACACGATTTGCTTCAATAATTATCATGCTTAAAAGATTgtttcaagtaaaacaaaatcttCGAAATATGGTTGTTAGTGAGGAATGGATGTCATATAGAGAAGATGATGTAGGAAAAGCTCAAACTGTGAGGGATTATATTTTGAATGATTTGTGGTGGGACAAGGTTGAATACATTCTAAGATTCACAGAACCTATTTATGAGATGCTTCGAGTGGCTGACACGGATGCACCTATTCTCCATAAGGTGTATGaaatgtgggattccatgatagaaaatgtgaagaaagaaatataCCAACATGAAGGCAAGGAAGACTATGAGGAGTCTCCATTCTATGATGTGGTACACAATATACTTATTGAACGGTGGACTAAAAATTGCACACCACTTCATTGCCTAGCCCACTCCTTGAATCCAAA GTATTATACTATTAAATGGATTGAGGAAGTTAGAGGCCGTGTTGCACCACATAAGGATGCTGAAATTTCAGTGGAGAGAAACAAGTGTCTCAAAAGGATCTTTCCTGATCCTGATGATAGGCAAAAAGTTAATGTGGAGTTTGGTTTGTTTAACTCATTACAGGTTTATGATGAGGATAACATGGAGGATAGGTGGAACTACAATCCAATGCTTTGGTGGTCAACTTATGGGTCTACTTTACCAATACTTCAAACTTTAGCTCTAAAACTTCTTGAACAGCCTTGCTCATCATCATGTGCTGAGAGGAATTGGAGTACCTATGGCTTCATCCATTCTATGAGGAGGAATAGAATTACTCCTAAACGTGCTGAAGATTTAGTGTTTGTTCATTCTAATCTTCGACTTCTTTCAAGGAGGAGGCCCGAGTACAATAGTGGAGAATCTAAGAAGTGGGACATTGGTGGAGATAATTGGGATGAGCCATTTGGAGGACCTGGGTTGCTTGAGGTTGCTTATCTCACACTAGATGAGCCAGAGATGGAGACAAGTATTGTTGAGAATAATGAttatgttgatgatgatgatgttgttgttcTTTGA